From the Alphaproteobacteria bacterium genome, the window GCGCCGTCGCGTGACGGCCCGCAAGTCAACGAAGGCATTACGTCGATGCAGGTGCGCCTGGTCGGCGCGGACGGTGAGATGATGGGCGTGTTCTCAAAGGACGCCGCCCTGCGCGAGGCGGAGGCCGCGGGCCTGGACCTGGTCATGGTCGCCCCGAACGCCGACCCGCCCGTCTGCAAGATTCTGGATTTCGGAAAATTCAAGTACGAAGACCAGAAGCGCAAGAACGAGGCGCGCAAGAAGCAGAAGCAGATCTCCGTCAAAGAGATCAAGATGCGCCCGAACATCGACACGCACGACTACGACGTGAAGATGCGTGCAATGGTCAAGTTCCTCGAGGAAGGCGACAAGGTGAAGGTCACCCTCCGGTTCCGCGGGCGCGAGATGGCGCACCAGGAACTGGGCATGAAGGTGCTGGAGCGGGTGCGCGACGACCTCGACGAGCTCGGCAAGGTCGAGCAGATGCCGCGCCTGGAAGGCCGGCAGATGGCGATGGTGATCGCTCCGCGCTGAACGCACGGCGCGTCCGCAAATTTCCGATCCCGACCGGTCTGCGACATTCGGGCCGGGCTGAAGTCTTGCTTCCGACGCCACGCCGGCGCAAATTCGCAACTGAGAGTTATTTGCAAATTTGCGCCGGCCAGACACCCTGGGTGCGCCGGCGCCGGAAGCGGCCGCCTTGTCGCAAGTCGTCTACGACCGGCAGGTGAGCGGGCCGGGCCCGTCCGCCGACCGAAACCGGATCAACGGCAGCCGCCTGCGCAGCGGCTTTGGCTGGACGACGGCGGCGTTCGCGATCGCCGCGGTCGTCGCCACCCCGCTGCTGTTCATCGTCTCCAGCCTCGCCTTCCCCAAGAGCGACGTGTGGGGCCACCTGGTCGAGACCGTGCTGGCCGACTATGTGGTCAATTCGCTGCTGCTGATGCTGTGCGTCGGCGCCGGCGTGATCGTGATCGGCGCCGGCACCGCCTGGCTGGTCACCATGTGCACCTTCCCGGGCCGCCGCCTGCTGTCCTGGGCACTGCTGCTGCCACTGGCCGCGCCGGCCTATGTGCTGGCCTATGTCTACACCGACCTGCTCGATTACAACGGCCCGTTGCAGTCTACCCTGCGCGCGGTGTTCGGATGGTCGACCCGGCGCGACTACTGGTTCCCCAACGTGCGCTCGCTGCCCGGGGCGGCGCTGATGCTGACGCTCGCGCTCTACCCCTATGTCTACCTGATGACCCGGGCGGCGCTGATCCAGCAATGCGTCTGCGTGCTGGAGGTCAGCCGCACGCTGGGCTGCTCGCCCTGGCAGGCCTTCGCCCGGGTCGGCGCCCCGCTAGCCCGGCCCGCGATCGCCGGCGGCACCGCGCTGGCGCTGATGGAGACGCTGAACGACTACGGCACGGTGCAGTATTTCGGGGTGCAGACCTTCACCACCGGCATCTACCGCACCTGGTTCGGCCTGGGCGACCGCATTGCAGCGGCGCAGCTCGGCACCGTGCTGGTGCTGTTCGTGCTGGCGTTGCTGCTGGTCGAGCGCTGGTCGCGGCGCGCCGCCAGCTACCAGCACGCCACCGCGCGCTACCGCACCCTGATGCCGCTGGTCCCGAGACGCGGCCGGCAATGGCTGATCGCCGCTTCATGCCTGCTGCCGGTGGTGTTGGGCTTCGTGGTGCCCGCGGCCGACTTGGCGCTGCGTGCGCTGGAGCACTTCGACAAGGTGCTGGACGCCCGCTTCCTCGACGCCGCGGGCGCCAGCCTGATCCTCGCCGGAACGACGGCGGCGATCGCGGTGGTGCTGTGCCTGGTGCTGGCCTACGGACGGCGCCAGCGCCCGACGCGCGGCCTCGGCGCGGCGACCACGGTGGCGACCATGGGCTATGCCGCGCCCGGATCGGTGATCGCCGTCGGCACGCTGATCCCGCTGACCGCGCTCGACAAAGCGATCGACGGCGTCGCCCGCGCGCAGTTCGACGCGAATCTGGGACTGGTGTTCACCGGCGGTGTCGCGGCGCTGG encodes:
- a CDS encoding iron ABC transporter permease codes for the protein MSQVVYDRQVSGPGPSADRNRINGSRLRSGFGWTTAAFAIAAVVATPLLFIVSSLAFPKSDVWGHLVETVLADYVVNSLLLMLCVGAGVIVIGAGTAWLVTMCTFPGRRLLSWALLLPLAAPAYVLAYVYTDLLDYNGPLQSTLRAVFGWSTRRDYWFPNVRSLPGAALMLTLALYPYVYLMTRAALIQQCVCVLEVSRTLGCSPWQAFARVGAPLARPAIAGGTALALMETLNDYGTVQYFGVQTFTTGIYRTWFGLGDRIAAAQLGTVLVLFVLALLLVERWSRRAASYQHATARYRTLMPLVPRRGRQWLIAASCLLPVVLGFVVPAADLALRALEHFDKVLDARFLDAAGASLILAGTTAAIAVVLCLVLAYGRRQRPTRGLGAATTVATMGYAAPGSVIAVGTLIPLTALDKAIDGVARAQFDANLGLVFTGGVAALVFAYLVRFLAVAYSPVESALGKIRPSFDGAARTLGHGSVSRLVRVHVPMIASGLLTAAILVFVDVMKELPATLIVRPFNFDTLAVQTYRLASDERLDEAAGYALAIIAVGLVPVVLLTRLLTRSRPGGGQPN
- the infC gene encoding translation initiation factor IF-3, encoding MAPSRDGPQVNEGITSMQVRLVGADGEMMGVFSKDAALREAEAAGLDLVMVAPNADPPVCKILDFGKFKYEDQKRKNEARKKQKQISVKEIKMRPNIDTHDYDVKMRAMVKFLEEGDKVKVTLRFRGREMAHQELGMKVLERVRDDLDELGKVEQMPRLEGRQMAMVIAPR